Within the Gordonia westfalica genome, the region CTGCCCCGCCCGGAACGCCGGTGCGCCACCGGCGGGTTCACCGCGCAGCGTGTAGGTGTGGTCGGCCAGCGACGCGGCTTCGACGTCGAGCCGCACCCGGCGCGCCGTCCGCGTCGCCAGACGCACCGCGAAGGCGTAGAGGCTGCCGGCGAGCAGCGCGATCTCCGGCACGAAGGCCAACGTGTACGAGTCGGTCACGGCGACCGTGTACTGGCAGTGCATCAGCACCCCGACGAGTGCCGCATAGATCAGCCGATGCGGCTGCTGCGCCGGCGATGTCAGCGGCTCGGGCAGCATGATCGCCGCGACGAACAGCATCGGCGACGACACGATCCACGTCGACAGGTCCTGGTCGCCCCGAACCAGTTCGACCACACCGATGGTCACCAGCGACGCCGCGATGAACACGACCACCAGGAACCATTCGCGGATCAGGGTGACCACCGCCGCGCCGATGACGATCATCGGGATCAGCAGCGGCTCGGCGGCCACCCACCAGAACGGGAAGCTCAGTCCGTCGACGCCGGCGTAGGCCAGCGCGTAACAGCCGACGGCGCCGGCGACCGCCGGGTTCACGATCAGTCGACGACGCCATGCCAGAACGTATTTCGACGCCGCGGCGATCACGGCCGCGGTCGCGACGGTCGCCACCGCGGTGTCCTGCGAGCCGCCGGGCACCACGAAGAACAGGATCAACCCGGTGATGAGCCACGAGTCGGAATTGGGCGGCACCCGGAACACGGCCGCGAACAGGTAGGTGGCCGCACCGCTCACCCCGACCGCGACGACGAGCCACACCGCGAGTTCGTCCGGGCCGTAACCGAAGTCGGCGTCGACCGCCGACACCACGAACGCCGCGACCGCGAGCAACAGCAGCCCGCACACCACGGCCCGGTACGGGGTCAGATGCCGCCGGGCGGCGTCGAACGGGGTGAGCAGTCGCGGAAGGACCGAGGTGAAACTCGTCGAAACGGCCGTCACAGGAACAGCTCCAATCCGGGGATCGCGGTGTGCTCGACACTCCCGTTGCGTCGGATGGTCACGTGATGGAAGCCCTGCGCGTGATGGTCGAAGTCGCCGCGCAGGAATGCGGCCGGCGTGAAGAACAGCGCGGTCGCCAGTCCGTCGGCCTCCATCGCCGACGGCGCGATCACCCAGGTGGCCAGCACTTCCCGCGCGGGGGAGGCGGTACGCGGATCGACGATGTGATGCCAATCCGCCCACACCCGACGGTTGCTGGCCGAGGCGCAGATCGCCCCGCCGCCGAGCGTGACCACACCGATCGCCTTGGTCGGGTCCATCGGATGTTCCAGCGCCACCCGAAGCGGGCGGGTCCGTGGTGAGACGACCATGTCACCACCGGCGTCGACGACGAAGTCGTCGGTCACCCGCGCGACGATCTCCGCCACCCGGTCGGCCGCGAAACCCTTTCCCGCGGCACCGACATCGAGCAGAGCAGCCTCCCGCAACTCGAGCGCGCCGTCGTGCCCGGCGATCACCTCATCCCACGCCGGGACGCCGGACACCTGCGGCGCGGGCCGCAGCGAATAGTCCGCGTCGTAGCCGGCGTCGGCGAGCGTCTGCCCCACCAGCGGCGAAACCGCACCGCGCGTCAGCGAATACAGCCGGCGGTACCAGTCGACGAGCGGTTGATCCGACTCCTCGATCGGGTAGCGGCCGGCCGCACGGGCCATCTCGGCGACCGTCGAGTCGTCCCGGAACCTCGACCAGGCCAGGTCGATGCGGTCGATCTCGGCACGCACCTCGTCGAGGACGGGCCCGGGCAGCGGCGACGGCGTGGTGACCGTCCACCGGGTGCCGATCGCGTCGAACACCCAGTCATGCACGGTCCCCGGTGAATTCATGCCGGGCGGACTCAGTTGATGGCTTCCTGCTTGATCTTCTCGATCGCCTCGTTGAAGCCACCCGAGGTCAGCGACGAACCGGAGACCTTGTCGACATCGATGTCGTTGATGTTCTTGCCGACCACTACATCGGAGATCCCGCCGGCGAACTTGCCCTGGTACTCCAGCGACGGGCCCTTGGTCTGGCTCGTGTCGACCGACACCGCCGTGATGACATCGTTCGACAGCGTGACCGTGACGCCGACCTGCTGCGGTCCGCCGGGCGAGTTGTATCCACCCTCGGCCGTGTACTCGCCGTTCTTGTACTGGGCGGATGCGGCATCGTCGACGATGGTCGCCGTCGACGACCCGGCGGTGGTCGTCGAGCCGGTGGACTCGGAGTCGTCGGACGAACACGCCCCGGCGACGAGGCCGACGGCAGCCATCGCCGCGACGACACCGCCGGTGCGCATCAGCACCGAGGACCGTGCCGGACGGGACGGATCAGGATCGGGCAGGACGGAATCGGTGCTCGAGGTTGGGGTCATCGGCCCATTGTTCCTGATCGCCCGGTGTGATGTCCTCCCTGACCGGCGATTGCCCGCCGGTCAGCGGCCGGCCGCGGCGACGCGCGCCTGGATGGCGTCGACGAACACGGTCCGGATGTCGGCCGCGTTCTCGGCGACGTAGGTGGTGCCGCCGGTGGCCTCGGCGATCTGCTTGAGCGCGTTGGAGTCCGCGTCGTCGGAGATGCCGATCGTCAGGACCAGCACGGGTCGGGCCGGATCCTCGAGGCGCTTCAGCTCGGCCAGGAGCTCGTCGAGGCCGATGCTGTTCGGGTCCTCGTTCTGGCCGTCGGTCATGATGATGACGCTGTTGGAGTAGTTCGGGTCGTAGGTGTCCTGGACCTTCTTGAACGCCGCCAGCGTGGTGTCGTAGAGGCCGGTGCCGCCACCGAGATCCGACAGCCCCTCCTCGACCGCCTTGCCGAGCGCGTCACGGTGCGTCCCGCTGCCCGAGCGCGCGTCGAGACGCCGGATGGGGGCCATCTCCTCCCAGTCCTGTCCGTCGCCGCCCTTGTCGACGCTGAAGGCCCAGCCACCGATCATCGTGTTGTTCGGGAACAGCTTCAGACCGGTCTGCGACGCGTCGATGAGCAGTCCGGCGCGGGTGGTTCCGCCGGCCGGGGTCGCCATCGACCCGGAGGTGTCCTGGACGACGAGGCTGCGGATCGGTACACCGAGCACCTGCCACTGGCGCAGTGCCTTGTCGACCGACGACGGATCCCGCAGCTGGAGTTCCTTGACGGGTTCGCCGACCCCGGTGCCGTCGGCGTCGCGGTAGCCCGCGTCGGTCAGCGCCTTACGGCCGGCATCGGTGTTCAGTGCCGCCACGAGTGCGGTACCGGCGTCGTCGGCGGTCTGCTGGCGCGCGGCGGACGCGGTGTTCACCAGCGGGTAGTCGAGCATGACGGTGCCGGAGGCGGGGATGGTGGCCTTGAGCTTCGACCCCTGATGGGTGCGCATGAACAGCTCGTACTGCTGCTCGGTCGTCACCACCGGCACACCCGAGGTGTTCGCCAGGTTGAGTCGGGTGCCCTCGTTGTCGTTGACGAGGCGCGCATTGTTCTGCTGGATGGCCAGGATCGTCATGGCCTCGGTGAACTTCTCCTCGGGGAGTTCACCGGCGTCGACCGCCGCGAGCGCACCGATGATCGGGGCGTCGCCGGTGCTGGTGTCGACCGGGCTTCCGGTCCGGAGGTCGGGCAGCCTCATGACCTCGACCCAGGTCTGGAGTTCGGGGACGTCCTCACCGGCGACGACGGTCGGGGTGGAGGCGATCGACGGCGACACCAGATCCATGTCGCGGCGGACCTGCGTCGTGACGCGGCGTGCCTGCACCTGCGAGTCGGCGACCCAGAGATCGGGGGCGGCGGCGCCCTGCGTCAGCAGACCGGGCACGTCGGCACCCGCCGCGGTCTGGATGTCGTAGTCGTAGCAGGAGTCCGTCGACGCCTGGCGTGCCACCTCGCGGAGCGGTCCGGTCATCGCGCCGTCGGACGCGACCGCCACACGTGTCCGGTCACCGCAGCCGCCGGAGCTCGTCTGCCAGATGATCACGCCGGTGACGAGGGCGACGACCGCGACCAGGGCGACGCCCGCCCACAGCCAGCCACCGCGTCGGCCACTGCCGGCCTCGCGATGCTCGAAGCCGAAGTCGTCGTCGGACCGGCGGTTGCCGCTCGCTGCTCCCCCGCTGCTCGCGGCAGCCCCGGTCCATTCGTTGTCGCCGCGATCGGCATCTGAGCTGTGACGCCCCATAGTTACTCTCGTTCCCCTCGTATGGCGGTGCCCTCACACCGCCTGA harbors:
- a CDS encoding FMN-binding protein yields the protein MTPTSSTDSVLPDPDPSRPARSSVLMRTGGVVAAMAAVGLVAGACSSDDSESTGSTTTAGSSTATIVDDAASAQYKNGEYTAEGGYNSPGGPQQVGVTVTLSNDVITAVSVDTSQTKGPSLEYQGKFAGGISDVVVGKNINDIDVDKVSGSSLTSGGFNEAIEKIKQEAIN
- a CDS encoding substrate-binding domain-containing protein, with product MGRHSSDADRGDNEWTGAAASSGGAASGNRRSDDDFGFEHREAGSGRRGGWLWAGVALVAVVALVTGVIIWQTSSGGCGDRTRVAVASDGAMTGPLREVARQASTDSCYDYDIQTAAGADVPGLLTQGAAAPDLWVADSQVQARRVTTQVRRDMDLVSPSIASTPTVVAGEDVPELQTWVEVMRLPDLRTGSPVDTSTGDAPIIGALAAVDAGELPEEKFTEAMTILAIQQNNARLVNDNEGTRLNLANTSGVPVVTTEQQYELFMRTHQGSKLKATIPASGTVMLDYPLVNTASAARQQTADDAGTALVAALNTDAGRKALTDAGYRDADGTGVGEPVKELQLRDPSSVDKALRQWQVLGVPIRSLVVQDTSGSMATPAGGTTRAGLLIDASQTGLKLFPNNTMIGGWAFSVDKGGDGQDWEEMAPIRRLDARSGSGTHRDALGKAVEEGLSDLGGGTGLYDTTLAAFKKVQDTYDPNYSNSVIIMTDGQNEDPNSIGLDELLAELKRLEDPARPVLVLTIGISDDADSNALKQIAEATGGTTYVAENAADIRTVFVDAIQARVAAAGR
- a CDS encoding FAD-dependent oxidoreductase, coding for MTAVSTSFTSVLPRLLTPFDAARRHLTPYRAVVCGLLLLAVAAFVVSAVDADFGYGPDELAVWLVVAVGVSGAATYLFAAVFRVPPNSDSWLITGLILFFVVPGGSQDTAVATVATAAVIAAASKYVLAWRRRLIVNPAVAGAVGCYALAYAGVDGLSFPFWWVAAEPLLIPMIVIGAAVVTLIREWFLVVVFIAASLVTIGVVELVRGDQDLSTWIVSSPMLFVAAIMLPEPLTSPAQQPHRLIYAALVGVLMHCQYTVAVTDSYTLAFVPEIALLAGSLYAFAVRLATRTARRVRLDVEAASLADHTYTLRGEPAGGAPAFRAGQWSSVGVPRWSAPVWSGSRRVFSFVSAPGEAPVEFGFTVAGQQPSSFKAALIEGRVRRAWVDEIGGDFVLPRAFPGKGEVVLLASGIGVTPFISMIRSLSGDLSGLTVVHVLREPGRAVYGDVLESAGSEGARVVTVIAPELADGIDDADRLAELLGSDLVGAHYYVSGTPAFVERTSSTIRHLDPATRLRPWRIHTDSFTGY
- a CDS encoding FAD:protein FMN transferase; its protein translation is MNSPGTVHDWVFDAIGTRWTVTTPSPLPGPVLDEVRAEIDRIDLAWSRFRDDSTVAEMARAAGRYPIEESDQPLVDWYRRLYSLTRGAVSPLVGQTLADAGYDADYSLRPAPQVSGVPAWDEVIAGHDGALELREAALLDVGAAGKGFAADRVAEIVARVTDDFVVDAGGDMVVSPRTRPLRVALEHPMDPTKAIGVVTLGGGAICASASNRRVWADWHHIVDPRTASPAREVLATWVIAPSAMEADGLATALFFTPAAFLRGDFDHHAQGFHHVTIRRNGSVEHTAIPGLELFL